From a region of the Constantimarinum furrinae genome:
- a CDS encoding metallophosphoesterase family protein, translating to MKKILLLSDTHGYMDEAILKHVEQADEVWHAGDIGDLSVTDQIKQRKPLRAVYGNIDGNKARMEFPLHNRFTLEGVDVWITHIGGYPGRYAAEVRDRIKSDPPMLFISGHSHILKVMNDKKLKLLHMNPGAVGKHGFQQVRTMLRFALDNGKIQQLEVIEFKR from the coding sequence TTGAAAAAAATACTGCTCCTTAGTGACACTCATGGTTATATGGATGAAGCCATACTAAAACATGTCGAACAGGCCGATGAAGTTTGGCATGCCGGAGATATTGGCGATCTTTCAGTGACCGACCAAATTAAACAACGAAAACCTTTACGTGCGGTCTATGGAAATATAGACGGAAACAAAGCCAGAATGGAATTTCCACTTCACAATCGTTTTACTCTGGAGGGCGTAGATGTTTGGATCACCCACATTGGCGGATATCCGGGACGGTATGCTGCTGAAGTTAGAGATCGTATAAAAAGCGATCCTCCCATGCTTTTCATTTCGGGCCATTCTCACATCCTGAAAGTCATGAATGACAAAAAACTTAAATTATTGCACATGAATCCCGGAGCTGTGGGAAAACACGGTTTTCAGCAAGTGCGTACCATGTTGCGATTTGCACTTGACAATGGAAAAATTCAGCAATTGGAAGTGATTGAATTTAAAAGATAA
- a CDS encoding DUF4293 domain-containing protein yields the protein MLQRVQTVYMIVAMLCIGALYLWFPSVEDAAGIAVIERSEPLVFGLIFASIALAVISILTYKKRQLQFVLNRLNIILNFVLLGVFVYRSLTLSGETLVSEKGIGVLLPIISIVFLVLANKAIKRDEDLVKSVDRLR from the coding sequence ATGTTACAACGCGTACAAACTGTATATATGATCGTCGCTATGCTGTGCATAGGGGCTCTCTATTTATGGTTTCCGTCTGTAGAAGATGCAGCGGGAATTGCAGTTATTGAACGAAGCGAGCCCTTGGTTTTCGGGCTAATTTTCGCATCCATCGCGCTGGCAGTTATTTCAATTTTAACTTATAAAAAGCGGCAATTACAATTTGTGCTAAACCGCCTGAATATCATATTAAACTTTGTATTACTGGGAGTTTTCGTATACAGATCGCTAACGTTATCCGGAGAGACTTTAGTCTCGGAGAAGGGTATTGGGGTGCTACTTCCTATCATTTCTATCGTTTTTTTAGTGCTGGCCAATAAGGCCATCAAAAGGGATGAGGACCTCGTAAAATCTGTGGATCGGTTGCGTTAA
- the rho gene encoding transcription termination factor Rho — protein sequence MFEISELKAQKLPELQELAKTLGVPKYRSLKKLDLVYQILDYQAANPKAVKAVATDTKSAATSTPSEKTSEEKEVKPEAKTENKSSDKNTPASKAPSRDNRNQNQRNDNRNQKGQQKSQSQKPHQKPHQKSNADDDKQRPKSSDNKPKHQKDNRQRDNNQNKNGNKDNRNRYKEPDYEFDSIIESEGVLDIMQDGYGFLRSSDYNYLSSPDDIYVSQSQIRLFGLKTGDTVLGEVRPPKEGEKYFPLIKVNKINGLNPNVVRDRVSFEHLTPLFPQEKFNIAERQSTISTRIIDLFAPIGKGQRGMIVAQPKTGKTMLLKDIANAIAANHPEVYQIVLLIDERPEEVTDMQRNVSGEVVASTFDKEATEHVRVANLVIDKAKRLVECGHDVVILLDSITRLARAYNTVQPASGKILSGGVDANALHKPKRFFGAARNIENGGSLSIIATALTETGSKMDEVIFEEFKGTGNMELQLDRKISNRRIFPAIDLTSSSTRRDDLLLDDNTIQRMWVMRKYLADMNPVEAMEFINERFKQTRNNEEFLISMNG from the coding sequence ATGTTCGAAATTTCAGAATTAAAAGCACAAAAGTTGCCTGAACTTCAGGAACTTGCTAAAACGTTGGGCGTGCCAAAATATCGCAGCCTTAAAAAACTAGACCTGGTTTACCAGATATTGGATTATCAGGCAGCAAATCCGAAAGCGGTAAAAGCAGTTGCTACAGATACTAAATCGGCAGCTACTTCCACTCCTTCGGAAAAGACTTCAGAAGAAAAAGAAGTTAAACCGGAAGCAAAAACCGAGAATAAGTCTTCAGACAAAAATACTCCGGCCTCTAAAGCACCTTCAAGAGATAATCGCAATCAGAATCAGAGAAACGATAATCGCAATCAAAAAGGTCAGCAAAAATCACAGTCACAGAAGCCTCATCAGAAACCGCATCAAAAAAGCAATGCAGATGATGATAAACAACGGCCTAAATCTTCCGACAATAAACCGAAACACCAAAAGGATAATCGGCAGCGTGACAACAATCAGAATAAAAACGGAAACAAGGACAATCGCAATCGCTATAAGGAACCCGATTATGAGTTCGACAGTATCATTGAGAGCGAAGGTGTGCTCGATATCATGCAGGATGGCTACGGTTTCTTAAGATCCAGTGATTATAACTATTTATCTTCTCCAGACGATATTTATGTTTCGCAATCGCAAATACGGTTATTCGGACTTAAAACCGGAGATACAGTACTGGGAGAAGTAAGACCCCCAAAAGAAGGGGAGAAATACTTTCCGCTTATTAAAGTGAACAAAATAAACGGCCTCAATCCAAATGTCGTGAGAGACCGGGTTTCTTTTGAGCACCTTACTCCGCTGTTTCCGCAGGAAAAATTTAATATAGCCGAAAGACAAAGTACTATTTCCACACGTATTATAGACCTGTTCGCTCCCATTGGAAAAGGGCAACGTGGAATGATCGTAGCACAGCCTAAAACCGGTAAGACGATGCTCTTAAAGGATATTGCCAATGCAATTGCTGCCAATCATCCCGAAGTGTATCAAATCGTTCTGCTTATAGACGAGCGCCCTGAAGAAGTTACCGATATGCAACGTAATGTTAGCGGTGAAGTGGTTGCCTCTACGTTCGACAAAGAAGCGACCGAACACGTTCGGGTTGCCAATTTGGTGATCGATAAGGCAAAACGTTTGGTGGAATGCGGACACGATGTAGTGATCCTTCTGGATTCTATTACCCGTTTGGCAAGAGCATATAATACGGTTCAACCTGCCAGTGGAAAAATATTAAGTGGTGGTGTGGATGCAAATGCATTACATAAACCTAAACGATTCTTTGGTGCTGCCCGTAATATTGAGAACGGTGGTTCCCTAAGCATCATAGCCACGGCACTTACTGAAACCGGATCGAAAATGGACGAGGTGATCTTTGAAGAATTTAAAGGAACCGGTAATATGGAACTTCAGTTGGATCGAAAGATCTCCAACCGACGAATATTCCCTGCCATCGACCTTACTTCCTCGAGTACGCGTAGAGACGATCTGTTATTAGATGACAACACCATACAGCGAATGTGGGTGATGCGAAAGTATCTTGCCGATATGAACCCTGTAGAAGCCATGGAATTCATAAACGAGCGCTTTAAACAAACCCGTAACAATGAGGAATTCCTCATTTCTATGAACGGTTAA
- a CDS encoding T9SS type A sorting domain-containing protein, with amino-acid sequence MKKITLLIVALLVATVTNAQITLSQSVDPVTIDSPGVACWSSGTGEYRDNAFARTYDLNSFGITGDFEISAVEFGQSTADDGKSMDINIYTSDSEDLTTATLTLVGTTSQIVTSAGDNTLITTPLVQLIPAGSIVVVEVFGPDEGTTVNQRFFPGFNMAGENSTPWLKSNGTGTGGASTGCGIEWTDANTVVAGAPQPYVINLVGTEILGVGDNLSELVSIYPNPTTTVLNVDLPGNVEVLSAQLYDVLGKDTGLQLVNGAINTSNLSRGVYILNLKTDRGTLTQKVVKE; translated from the coding sequence ATGAAAAAAATTACTTTATTAATTGTTGCATTATTAGTTGCTACGGTAACTAATGCGCAGATTACATTGTCTCAGAGTGTGGATCCGGTTACTATTGACAGTCCGGGTGTTGCGTGTTGGTCTTCCGGTACAGGCGAGTACCGTGATAATGCCTTTGCAAGAACGTACGACTTGAATTCATTTGGTATTACCGGTGATTTTGAGATCTCTGCGGTTGAATTCGGACAGAGTACTGCCGATGACGGTAAGTCTATGGACATCAACATTTATACTTCAGATTCTGAAGATCTTACTACAGCTACCTTAACTTTGGTTGGAACTACGTCACAAATCGTAACTTCTGCTGGTGACAATACACTTATCACTACTCCATTGGTACAATTGATCCCTGCCGGATCTATTGTAGTGGTTGAAGTATTTGGTCCGGACGAAGGAACTACAGTAAACCAGCGATTCTTCCCAGGATTTAATATGGCTGGTGAAAACAGCACACCTTGGTTAAAATCTAATGGTACAGGTACCGGTGGAGCAAGCACAGGATGTGGTATCGAGTGGACTGATGCGAACACTGTTGTTGCAGGTGCTCCTCAGCCTTACGTGATCAACTTAGTAGGTACTGAGATTCTTGGTGTTGGTGACAACTTATCTGAGTTAGTATCTATCTATCCTAACCCAACAACTACTGTATTGAACGTAGATCTTCCAGGAAATGTGGAAGTCTTGAGCGCTCAGTTGTATGATGTTTTAGGAAAAGATACAGGACTTCAGTTGGTTAATGGTGCGATCAACACTTCAAACCTAAGCAGAGGTGTTTACATCTTGAACCTTAAAACTGACAGAGGAACTTTAACTCAAAAAGTAGTTAAGGAGTAA